The following coding sequences are from one Ferrimicrobium sp. window:
- a CDS encoding phosphotransferase, which produces MSEIVTAWPFLEGARIVGAERSENMTWMLRGPGGSYVLRRYRDGYRDSRLIVEELALMEVARDVAGVNVPRSFEAVDGRPFFTACDGLYVVFEYLEGATASHDDLARLAGMVGELAAMLHLAFQGQPRFGPGVTLRWSWDLGAFSEDPPRWGTWQDALGCYTGVHDRAGEVIGTAYELLRERLGSASRAPDFFGMIHADLRAANLIVGSHEKLGLIDFDDSGLSWFLYDAATSLSFFETAPTAYPIIETWLDGYQRVRRVSTGELDLLASLIVYRRLLLVAWLGSHPHANVTGLDRGRFGDDTVVLAMRYLEAPSDYARLLHVERN; this is translated from the coding sequence TTGAGCGAGATAGTAACCGCCTGGCCCTTCCTGGAGGGGGCACGCATCGTGGGTGCAGAGCGTTCCGAGAACATGACTTGGATGCTTCGGGGCCCAGGAGGATCGTACGTCCTACGTCGTTACCGAGACGGCTATCGGGATTCTCGACTCATTGTGGAAGAGCTTGCCTTGATGGAGGTGGCGAGGGATGTGGCGGGAGTCAATGTGCCACGGTCATTCGAGGCGGTTGATGGCAGGCCCTTTTTCACGGCTTGCGACGGTTTGTATGTCGTCTTTGAGTACCTCGAAGGAGCAACCGCAAGCCATGACGATCTAGCAAGGCTTGCGGGCATGGTGGGCGAGCTCGCAGCCATGTTACACCTTGCGTTCCAGGGTCAGCCGAGGTTCGGGCCCGGAGTCACGTTGCGCTGGAGTTGGGATCTTGGGGCGTTCTCGGAGGACCCGCCGCGATGGGGGACATGGCAAGATGCACTTGGTTGCTACACCGGGGTGCATGATCGTGCGGGTGAGGTCATTGGGACGGCCTATGAGCTCCTTAGAGAGCGACTCGGTTCGGCATCCAGGGCGCCTGATTTCTTTGGGATGATTCACGCCGATCTGCGCGCAGCAAATCTCATTGTCGGCAGCCATGAAAAGCTTGGGCTAATCGATTTCGACGACAGTGGGTTGAGTTGGTTTCTCTACGACGCGGCGACCTCACTGTCGTTCTTTGAGACAGCCCCAACCGCCTATCCGATCATTGAAACATGGCTCGACGGCTATCAAAGGGTTCGAAGGGTCTCAACTGGAGAGCTTGACCTCCTTGCCTCACTGATCGTTTACCGTCGTTTGTTGCTCGTTGCCTGGCTTGGCAGTCATCCGCACGCGAACGTGACCGGACTGGACCGCGGCCGCTTTGGCGATGACACTGTTGTGTTGGCCATGCGGTATCTGGAGGCGCCCAGCGACTATGCGAGGCTACTG